The nucleotide sequence CCTTCCTCTTCCACCGGCAACAGAATTGCTGCAGCTCCGGCCACAACAACAGTGACAATAATAATTCTGAATCCCGATGATACCATATTTACTATCGGCATAAATTCGAAAATACTTGAGAGTATAACAGCCGATAATGCAACGATCAGTACCTTTTTATCCTCTGTTGCTCTTGGAACGACAATCGCTATGAACATTCCGTATAAAGCGACTCCGAGCGCACTTACGATCTTGGCCGGAAGTATTTCTCCGCAATATGCTCCGAGAAAAGTACCAAGTGTCCAGCCAAAAACGGATACGATAATACATCCATACGAGTAAAGCGGGGACAGCTCTCCGGGTTGTGAAACACTCACAGCAAAGATTTCATCTGTCATGCCATATCCCACAGCAAGCCTTTGCAGAGTTCCTTCAGACTCCTTAAGCTTCTGTGATACCGCTGTACTCATGAGCATATACCGCAGATTAATGACGAACTGGGTAGCCGCCATTTCAAGCATCGTTCCCCCTGCGCTCATTACTCCGAGTCCTGCAAACTGACCTGCCGACGTTACATTAACAAGTGAAAGGAGCGTTGCCTGAAAAATTGTTAGTCCTGCCTGCATTGCCTGAATCCCGAACGCAAAAGACACCGCCAGGTATCCTAAGCATATCGGTATTCCATCCCTCATTCCCCTCCTGAAATACTGACCGCTTGTCATAAAAAAATGCTTACCCTCCTATGGAAAGCCTGTTTATGGGTTCTTCTTAAAATGATTTTATCGAATCCTCTGAATCAT is from Lachnospiraceae bacterium C1.1 and encodes:
- a CDS encoding AzlC family ABC transporter permease; translated protein: MTSGQYFRRGMRDGIPICLGYLAVSFAFGIQAMQAGLTIFQATLLSLVNVTSAGQFAGLGVMSAGGTMLEMAATQFVINLRYMLMSTAVSQKLKESEGTLQRLAVGYGMTDEIFAVSVSQPGELSPLYSYGCIIVSVFGWTLGTFLGAYCGEILPAKIVSALGVALYGMFIAIVVPRATEDKKVLIVALSAVILSSIFEFMPIVNMVSSGFRIIIVTVVVAGAAAILLPVEEEGKNG